A stretch of Aedes aegypti strain LVP_AGWG chromosome 2, AaegL5.0 Primary Assembly, whole genome shotgun sequence DNA encodes these proteins:
- the LOC5573495 gene encoding cyclin-Y-like protein 1 encodes MGNKNSCCSYSSPPPTRKTKDVPVFEEHLPEGELSTNNLQHISEREGDDGEHDPSVDPSAGTMFLERSKQSLENGMTRKKSQHQIAPQGGAVLKKSSSCSTIYLDDSTVSQPNLKNTVKCVSLAIYYHIKTRTSERRIDIFDEKQHPLTRDPVPDDYDLHNPEHRQIYKFVRTLFNAAQLTAECAIITLIYLERLLTYAELDIGPYNWKRIVLGAILLASKVWDDQAVWNVDYCQILKDITVEDMNELERQFLELLQFNINVPSSVYAKYYFDLRTLAEANDLSFPTEPLSKERAQKLEAMSRVMQDKATAEALKNGMKKWSSIDNIHQQGNVRRSVAILS; translated from the coding sequence ATGGGTAACAAAAATTCGTGCTGCTCGTACTCGAGTCCTCCGCCAACTCGTAAAACTAAGGATGTACCGGTGTTCGAGGAACATCTCCCGGAAGGCGAACTTTCGACAAACAACCTGCAGCACATCTCCGAGCGGGAAGGTGACGATGGAGAACATGATCCATCAGTGGACCCCTCGGCAGGCACAATGTTCCTTGAGCGCTCGAAACAAAGTCTAGAAAATGGGATGACGAGGAAAAAATCCCAGCATCAAATAGCGCCCCAAGGTGGAGCGGTACTAAAGAAGAGCAGCTCATGCTCGACCATTTATCTGGACGATTCGACTGTATCTCAACCAAACCTCAAAAATACAGTCAAATGTGTCTCGCTAGCAATCTATTACCACATCAAAACTCGCACCAGTGAACGAAGGATAGATATCTTCGACGAGAAGCAGCATCCACTGACGCGAGATCCAGTGCCAGATGATTACGATCTGCACAATCCCGAGCATCGACAGATCTACAAATTTGTCCGGACGCTGTTCAACGCCGCTCAGCTGACAGCGGAATGTGCCATTATCACCTTAATATACCTGGAACGGTTACTAACGTATGCCGAGCTGGACATCGGCCCATACAACTGGAAAAGGATAGTACTGGGTGCAATATTGCTTGCTTCTAAAGTGTGGGATGACCAAGCGGTTTGGAACGTAGACTACTGCCAGATCCTGAAGGATATCACCGTCGAAGATATGAACGAACTCGAAAGGCAATTCCTCGAACTGCTTCAATTCAACATCAACGTGCCGTCGTCCGTTTACGCCAAGTATTACTTCGATCTACGAACGCTTGCCGAAGCCAACGATCTATCATTCCCCACGGAACCGCTGTCGAAGGAGCGGGCGCAGAAACTGGAGGCCATGTCTCGGGTGATGCAGGATAAGGCAACGGCCGAGGCGCTCAAGAATGGCATGAAAAAATGGTCCTCCATCGACAACATCCACCAGCAGGGCAACGTGAGGCGAAGTGTTGCCATTCTGTCGTGA